In one window of Bemisia tabaci chromosome 6, PGI_BMITA_v3 DNA:
- the LOC109037797 gene encoding histone H2B — MAPKASGKAVKKAGKAQKNITKGDKKKKRRRKESYAIYIYKVLKQVHPDTGVSSKAMSIMNSFVNDIFERIAAEASRLSHYNKRSTITSREIQTAVRLLLPGELAKHAVSEGTKAVTKYTSSK, encoded by the coding sequence ATGGCACCGAAAGCAAGTGGTAAGGCAGTGAAGAAAGCGGGCAAGGCCCAGAAGAACATCACCAAGGGTGACAAGAAGAAGAAGCGCAGGAGGAAGGAATCCTACGCCATCTACATCTACAAAGTCTTGAAACAAGTTCACCCCGACACCGGAGTTTCCTCCAAGGCTATGTCTATCATGAACTCCTTCGTCAACGACATCTTCGAACGTATCGCCGCCGAAGCTAGCCGTCTCTCCCACTACAACAAGAGGTCCACCATCACCTCCCGGGAAATCCAGACCGCTGTCAGGCTCCTCCTCCCCGGAGAATTGGCCAAGCACGCCGTCTCGGAAGGAACCAAGGCTGTCACCAAATACACTAGCTCGAAGTAG